The DNA sequence GAGGAGTTCCGGCGCCGTCAGCAGGCGGTCATCGGCGACGTGGAGTTGTTCGTCGCCACGGCCGAGGACACGGTCCTGGCCAAGCTCGAGTGGCGATCGCGGTCGGGTTCCGAGCAGCAGCTTCGTGACGTTGTCGCCATCTTGGCCGGGCGGGACCTCGACACCGACTACCTCCGACGGTGGGCGACCGAACTCGGGATCGGCGAGGCTCTCGACGAGGCGCTGGCGTCGGCTGGGCGCTGACACTTGCGGTCACCGCGGACTCGTTCTGCCATACCGACTCGTTCGGTGTCAGAGAAGGTCGCGGCCGATGATCCGGTGCGCGCTGTCACAGCCGGTGAATAGGTTGTATGCACCGGGTCGGTTCGACGCCGACGCGCTCTCGGAGCTCACGCTCCCGCCACACGACGCACTGCGCGTCATGGAGGGGGCCAGCCGCACGGCGCCTCCGGAGAGGAGGCCGCAGATGGCCTTGTGTCACTGGTGTGAGTTGGAGATGACGGACGGCGTGTCGTGCTCGACTGCCGAGCTGCATCGTGGAGGATTGTCGGTTCCGATGGTGAGGTTCGGTCAGGAGCGGCCGAAGTGGCGGGGCGCGAGATGTGGCGACTGTGGTGCGCCCCGCGGTGGCTTCCATCACCCGGGCTGTGACGTTCAGCGTTGCCCGGTCTGCGGCGGTCAGATGCTGTCGTGCGGGTGTCGCTTCGACGAGGACGGGGACCACTCATAGCATGGGAATAGCATACCCATGCTATGTTTGTGGCATGCCACGGACGAGGATCAGTACGACCGTCGATCAGGAGCTTCTGCAACACGCGCGCGAGACGGGTGCAGGCTCGAACGACGCCGAACTCATCGACGCGGCCCTCGCCGCCCTCCTTTCGCACTACCGCAGGGTCGACACCGACGAGCGCTACACGGCTGCCTACCGAGCGCATCCACCCGAGGAACCCGACGAGTGGGGTGACCTCTCGACGTTTCGAGACGCGGCCTCGGCGACATGACCGGAACGCCACGCCGAGGCGAAGTGTGGTGGTGTGAGCCACCGTCCGTCGGGCGCCGTCCCGTCGTCGTGCTCAGCCGTGACGTGGCGATCCCGCGCCTTCGTCGAGCGCTCGTTGCGCCCTGCACGACCACGATCCGCGGGTTGCCCAGCGAGGTCCTGCTGGAGCCGGGCGACGACCCGGTCCCGCGACCGTGCGCCGTCAATCTCGACTCGGTCGAGTCCGTCTCCGTCGCGGTGCTGACCGACCGGCTCGGTTCACTCACCGTCCGCCGGCTGGATGAAGTGTGTGCCGCTCTCGCAGTTGCGACCGACTGCAGCTGACCGAGGGCGGCTCCGTAGGCCCTGTCGTCGGTCGTGCCGGCCGCCTATCGTCTCCACCGTGCCCGTTCCGTTTCCCGATGTCGATGCGCCGCTCATGGGTCCACCGGACCGCGGCGAGGTGGTCCACCTCACCCGTGGCCTGAAGACAGCCATGCAGCCCGACGACGGGCTCTCGCCACTCCAGGCGAAGGTGCTCACGGCGATCACCGCGTCGATGACGGGGCACGAGCTCGACCTGGATGAGCTCGAGCCGATCGGGCCGGTCGAGTTCGCCGAGGGGCTGGCGGGCCGAGACCGCCGATTCCGAGCCGAGATGGTTCACCTCATGGACCTCGGTCACATGTTGCTCCCGTTCCCCGATGCGGGGGTCGCCGACCGTGTCATCGCGTTCGCGACCGAGCTCTCGGTGCCGACCGACTCGCTGCACAAGGCGAAGGCCCTCGCCACCGGGTCGGCCCAGCTCGTCGCGGCCGACATCGACCGCGGCTCGTACATCAGCACGCTCGACCTCAGTGAGTTCACACCGCTACGGACTTCCGAGGACCACGTGCAGGCGTGGTCCGCCACCGCCGTCGCCCCGGAATTGGCGGCCCGCTGGCGGGCGCTCGGCGACCTCGACGAGGGAACGCTCGGGCGCGCCGTGCACGACTTCTACGTGGCCCGCGGCTTCCACTTCCCGGGCGAACCCGACTCGGTTCCGCCGCTGTTGTCCCAACACGATTGGGTCCACGTGCTCGCCGACTACGGGAGTCGGCTGGAGGCCGAGATCGAGGTGTTCGCCTTCATGGCGCGGGCGAGCGACAACCCCGAGGCGTTCGCGCTGCTCGGGATGGCGATCACGCTCTTTCACACCGGCTTGTTGCCCGCGGCGGCAGGCCTCTTCGAGGCGGACCACGGGGTGCTCGATCTCGACGGCATGCCGGAGCGGCTGGCCGACGCGTTCCGGCGTGGCGCCCTGGTCGCCGGCAGCGTCGACTTCCTCGCGCTCGATTACTTCTCGATGGCGGACCGGACGCTCGACGACATCCGTCGCGCGTACAACATCACCCCGAAGTCCGACGTCGCCGTTGCCGTCGGTTCCCGGGGGCCGTTCGAGCCCGGCGGGATCAGCGATTCGCAGCTCGACGCCGGCCGGCGGATGGCCGAGTCCCGCGGCCAGGCGTACGACGCGTTCGGCGCCCTCGGCTGACACTTCTCGCCCGCGTTGCCCGCGTCCCGAGACCCGCCGGCCTGATCAGGCCTCGAGGCCGAGCTTCTCGTCGAGCTTGAGGATGCGAATCGCGTTGCCTCGGAGGAACTTCGGCCACACCTCGTCCTTGAACGGGTTGTACTCGGCCATCTCGGTGAACTGTCGCTCCATCGACAGGCCGGCCGGGAAGTAGCCGGTGAACATCACCTTGTCCGCGCCGCGAGTGTTGGCGAACTTGACGATCTCATCCGGATAGTGCTTCGGGGCGAACGCGCTCGTGCAGTAGTGCAGGCCCGGCCACTTGAGCATCAGCTTCATCGCCAGCTTCTCCCACGGCTCACAGCCGTGGCGGGTGACGATGGTGAGCTCGGGGAAGTCGTAGCAGACCTGATCGAGGCGCCAGACCTCCTGTGGCGAACTCGGCATCCGGGGCCCGACGATGCCGGCGTTGATGAAGATGGGGAGGTCCAGCTCCACACATGTCGCGTAGACCGGATACATCTTCGGATCGTCGATGGCGACCTGCGGGAACATCCCGCAAGGGAAGCAACCCACGCTGACGATGTCGTGTTCGTCCTTTGCCCGCCGGATACCGTCGACGGTCTCCATCACATGGTTCGTGTTCTCCAGCCCGTGCGATTGCACGAACCGGCCAGGATGTCGACGTACGGCCTCCACGCTCTGTTCGTCGGTACCGATGACGCCGACCTGCACGTTCCACTTGTCCATCTCGGCGATGGTCCACTCGATCGGATCTGTCCCTTCGGCCACCACATCGGGCGCGTTCTTGAACATGTACTCCGCGGGGAACTCCATCGACTCGATCGTGTCGGTGTCCTTGTAGAGCGGCCGCATGAACTGGTAGGCAGCCTTCTTCTCCTCGACGCTGGTGTAGGGGAATCCGACCCCCGGGTCGATTATGCCGATGTTGTCCGGAAAGCCCATGATTTCTCCTCATGTCGGGCGGCGGATGTCGTCGGCGACACGATCGTGACCGGTCGTCCACTACTCACCCGGTCCCCGAGCAACTTCAGCACCAGCCGCAGCGCGGTGCACGACGAGTATTGCCGCTGCGGGTGGCCCGGACCAATGCCCCACCGCACCGGGCGGCGATCACCGCTCGATCACCGTGTGGCGACGCCGCTCACCACGTCGAGGATCACGGCAAAGCGCCGGGCGTCGTCGGGTTCGAGGGCCACGGTTCGATCGAACTCGTTGGTGTGGAGGCGAACATGGACCGTTCCGTCGATGGCGGCGACGCCGATACCGCGCCAGCGGGGATCGTCGATCGGCGGACCCGTCGTGGGGCGGGCGACGTCGCCCAGCGCGGCACGGACACGGTTGGCGAGCAGGACGGCGACACCCCAGAGCGTGGCCCGGACCGGGAACTCGTCCGGGCACAGAAACACGATCGCGGGCGTGCCCCGCTCGACCAACACGACGAAGCCGGTTGCTCCTCGATGATCGACGGCCGATCGGGGAACGAATCGTCCGCCCCGCAGCCGGAAGACGTCGACGTCGGCGGAACAGAGCTCGTCGCTGTCAGCCACCGCGATCGCGTTGCGGGCCACATGCTCGATGCGGCGGCGCATCGAGCGCGTCCAGGTGAACGGGCCGGGCTCGGGCCGGGACGGGTCGTCGGCGTCGGGTAACGCGGGCCGACGACCCGGGGAGCGCGAACCGAGGCGGGCGAGGAGTCGTTCGATGTCGGTTCGGTTGTCGTAGGGACTCGGCCCGTCGTAGCGGCCCGGTGATCCAGACTGCTCGTCGGCGGTCACACCCCGATGGTCGTTCCTCGCCGTGACAACTCCCGGGCGCGCCTGACCCGGCCGACCGGCCGGGCCGCCGTCGGTGTCTACGAACCCGCCGGTCCGACGAGGGTGACGTCACCGGTGGAGATGTCCGCGACCCACAACCGGTCGCCGGCCGCCGTGCCCGTGCTCACGTTGGCAGCCGATTCGAACTGCAGTATCTCGGACACCTGCATGGTCGCCGGATCGATGAGCGTCGCGCTGCCGCTCTGTCCCGTCACCAGCCATGCCGCGTCGCCGAGCAGGAGGTCGCCCGTCGCGCCGGACTCCTCGATGACGACGGCCGTGGCCAGTTCGTCCGCGGCGCCGGCCGCCCGACCGACGGCGTTGCGGCCCGTTCCTGCCATCCGGAAGTTCGGGTTCTCGACGATCCAGAGATCGTCGCCGCTGACGAGCGCAGAGCAGCGGTCCGGCCCCCCGGCCGGGCCCTCGCAGATCCCGTCCTCGGTGGTGAGTTCCCGCTTCTCCTGCCGGCCCTCGACATCGTGCCAGGAGACGGTGACCGTCCCCTCCGACTCGGAGGTGGCGGTCAACCCCACGAGAAGCTGTCCGTTCGAGATGGCCAGCGGGACGCCCTGGTCCCGGTCCAGCGTCTCCTCCACCGTGGTCCCCTCTTCGTACGGGTAGGTGTCGGTGACGATCATGGTCGACGGGTCGATCCGCAGCAGCGCTGCCGCAGCGGCGTCGTCAGCGAACTTGCGGTAGTCGGTGAGGGTGACCCAGATCGCCCCGTCGTGGGCCAGCACCGCGGTGGGCTCGCCGCCCAGGTGGAGATACCGCTGGAACTCGAGCGACTGGTTGTCCATTTGCACCAGCCGCTGGCTGGTCGGGTCGACGATCCACACGCTGTCGTCGCTCACGTCGTACGCGGTGATCTTGAGCCCGCTGTTCTTCAGATCGGCTTCGGGGTCGATGGCGCACGGATGCTGTCCGCTCTCGAGCTGTGAGGTGATGGAGTTGCAGATGTCGTCGGCGTCGTCGGCGAGACCGTAGGCCTCGTCGCTCTCGGTTTCGATCTCGAGGGTGTCGGGGTCGAGACGCAGGATCGTGTCGCCGGCCGTTCGCGCCGCGTAGAGCCCGTCGTCGGTGATCAGAAGGTGGAAGATGCCTTCGCCGAGGTTGGTGGTGGCGATGACCTCGGGCATGGCGATCTTGTCGAGTTCGGCCTCGGTGTCGGCCGGTCCCTCGCCGAGATCGGGCTGACCTTCGGGGTCGCGTCCCTCGGGGATGGTCGAGGTGGACTCGGGCGCCGCACTGTCCGGCATCGACAGCGGTTGCACGCCCGAGTCGTCGCCGCACGACGTTCCCAGCGCCACGAGTCCGATCGCGGCCAGCACCACCGCACTACGTCGCCCCATCTGTCCCGCGCCCCTTACTGGTCGTCCCTGTCAGTCGGCCGTCGACGGTAGGCGGCCGCCCGAGCTGCACGCAAACGTCGCCGAGGGTGAGGTGTCGAAACCCGCGCTGGCAGCGACACTGTCCTCATGAGCGACCTGTGGGACGAGACCGATGATGATGATGTTTCGCCGATCTGCGCGTCGTGCGGTGTGAGCGCACTGCCACCCGAGGCCGCGGGCGAACCCTCGATGTGTGAGAACCCCGACTGCTCGGCCTTCGGCGAACTGATGAACCGATGAGTGCGACCGACGGCAAGAGAGATTCCAGCCGAGGGCTGCACCATCCACTGACCTGGCTCGAGTTGATCGCGTCGAACCTTCGACGGCTCGTGATCTTCCTCCTCGGGGTCACGGTGCTCGGCGCCGGCGTGGCCATGCTCGTGCTGCCCGGCCCCGGCCTGATCGTCGCCATCCTCGGTCTGGCGATCCTCGCCACCGAGTTCGCGTGGGCCGAGCGCACCCTCGACCGGGCGAAGGAGCGCACAAAGAAGGTCACCGACCAGATCGACGACAGTCGCTCGGCGCGCGGGCTGCTCCTGCTCTCGGCGGTTGCGTTGGTCGGAGGTGGACTCGTCGCGGTGCTCCTCAGCGAGAGCGCCGGTCTCGGCCTGTCGGCGATCGTGGCCGGCACGTGCGCCATGGCCGTGCTCGTTCCCCGGGTGCGGCGGTGGATCCTGGGCTGAGCGATAGCCCGAGGGTTCCACCGGCCTCGGCCCCGGTGATCGTCGCGGCACCGGCGCCCACTAGGTTCGGCGGCAACCGACACTTTCGAGGAGCACCGATGAGCGCAGCCGGCAAGTGGATCATGACCATGCAGACCCCGATGGGGGAGCAGAAGCCCGAGGTCGTCCTGGGTGAGGACGGTACCGGGACGATGACGAGCCCGATGGGCGAGGCCGTGCTGCACGACGTCGTCATCGATGGCGACACCGTGAGCTTCGCGAGCCACATGAAGAGCCCCCGGGGCGAGGCGACCCTGGTCTTCACCGGCACGGTCTCGGGTGACGAGTTCACGGGAAGCGTCACGACGCCGATGGGGGATCAGCCGGTCACCGGCGTTCGCGCCTGACCGAACGGTCGTCGGGCCCTCCGTCGACGAGGACGACATCGAAGCGGGCCCGGTGCAACACGCTGGCGGCGATGGATGCCCGGGCCCCGGAGGCGCAGTGGACCCAGAGCTGGTTGTCGGGCACGTGGTGGAGGTGGTCGAGCAGTTCGTGGAGCGGGATGTTGATGGCTCCGTCCAGGTGGCCGGCCTCGTATTCGTCGCTTCGTCGCACATCGATGACGTCGAAGTCTCGGTCGGTGATGGCGACCGCGGCGAGATCGTCATAGTCGACCACCGGGTACTCGCTGGTGGCCAGTCGATCAACGGACGCGGCGAGGTCCCCGGCCGAGGGACGATCGATGCCGATCCGGCACAGGGCACGTTGGGCAAGGGTGATGTCGTCGGGGTTCTCGGCCAGCAGTGTGAGCCTCGACGCCCACGGCATGAGCCAGCCGAGGTGGGTGGGGAGACCTTCGGCCTCGAAGTTGAAGGTGCCGACGAGATGGCGGCCGGCGTAGGCACACCGGTCGCGAAGGTCGACGACCCATTCGCCTGCGTCGAGGCGCGCGGCCAGTTCGTCGACATCGACACCGACGGGTGCCGACAGGTCGGGCTCGGCGATGCCGGCTCGATTGAGAGGGCCCATGTGGGCGTAGTAGGCGGGGTAGTCGGTCAATCCGGCGAGCAGTTCTTCGACGAAGGCGTCGACGTCGTCGTTGGCGAGTGCCGGGTTGGTGCGTTCGTCGCCGATGGTGCCGCTCTGGCGATCGGCCCCGGCCTGGGCGGAACAGAAGCTGCCGAATCCGTGCGTCGGGTACACGGGGACATCGTCGTCGACGTCCTCGACCAGTGATCGTACGGTCGCCC is a window from the Acidimicrobiales bacterium genome containing:
- a CDS encoding antitoxin MazE5 → MPRTRISTTVDQELLQHARETGAGSNDAELIDAALAALLSHYRRVDTDERYTAAYRAHPPEEPDEWGDLSTFRDAASAT
- a CDS encoding type II toxin-antitoxin system PemK/MazF family toxin, whose product is MTGTPRRGEVWWCEPPSVGRRPVVVLSRDVAIPRLRRALVAPCTTTIRGLPSEVLLEPGDDPVPRPCAVNLDSVESVSVAVLTDRLGSLTVRRLDEVCAALAVATDCS
- a CDS encoding amidohydrolase family protein; translation: MGFPDNIGIIDPGVGFPYTSVEEKKAAYQFMRPLYKDTDTIESMEFPAEYMFKNAPDVVAEGTDPIEWTIAEMDKWNVQVGVIGTDEQSVEAVRRHPGRFVQSHGLENTNHVMETVDGIRRAKDEHDIVSVGCFPCGMFPQVAIDDPKMYPVYATCVELDLPIFINAGIVGPRMPSSPQEVWRLDQVCYDFPELTIVTRHGCEPWEKLAMKLMLKWPGLHYCTSAFAPKHYPDEIVKFANTRGADKVMFTGYFPAGLSMERQFTEMAEYNPFKDEVWPKFLRGNAIRILKLDEKLGLEA
- a CDS encoding PGPGW domain-containing protein — its product is MSATDGKRDSSRGLHHPLTWLELIASNLRRLVIFLLGVTVLGAGVAMLVLPGPGLIVAILGLAILATEFAWAERTLDRAKERTKKVTDQIDDSRSARGLLLLSAVALVGGGLVAVLLSESAGLGLSAIVAGTCAMAVLVPRVRRWILG
- a CDS encoding MBL fold metallo-hydrolase → MVHTIDTPGLGDRSYLVHDGTTAFVVDPPRDIDRVLSAAAGHAVTISKVFETHVHNDYVSGGLALSRRTGAAIVANIDDDLSFGVQGVTHGDMIRVGTMTVEARHSPGHTHTHLCYLVHLDGFVRAVFTGGSLLYGTVGRTDLVGEDATDQLTRDQWATVRSLVEDVDDDVPVYPTHGFGSFCSAQAGADRQSGTIGDERTNPALANDDVDAFVEELLAGLTDYPAYYAHMGPLNRAGIAEPDLSAPVGVDVDELAARLDAGEWVVDLRDRCAYAGRHLVGTFNFEAEGLPTHLGWLMPWASRLTLLAENPDDITLAQRALCRIGIDRPSAGDLAASVDRLATSEYPVVDYDDLAAVAITDRDFDVIDVRRSDEYEAGHLDGAINIPLHELLDHLHHVPDNQLWVHCASGARASIAASVLHRARFDVVLVDGGPDDRSVRRERR